In Capsicum annuum cultivar UCD-10X-F1 chromosome 7, UCD10Xv1.1, whole genome shotgun sequence, one genomic interval encodes:
- the LOC107856499 gene encoding LOW QUALITY PROTEIN: TBC1 domain family member 15-like (The sequence of the model RefSeq protein was modified relative to this genomic sequence to represent the inferred CDS: inserted 3 bases in 2 codons; deleted 1 base in 1 codon): MYLGSDKSLYTIRVVPFSDIRSIRRHTPTLGWQYAIIVLSSGSPMILYAEIIHQRSSLCITVACLFKMLFVKTLHIWLALDEKLLHYGWSTFLDSKGRVLGSQALRKRIVYGGLEKGLRKEVWRFLLGYHSYDSTYAGRKYLVSVKKVEYETIKNQWKICSITKEQAKRFTKFRERKALIEKDVVRTDRSIPFYDGDDNSNVKCLRDILLTNSFYNFDLGYCQWGMSDLLSPILYVMEDEAEAFWCFVALMERLGPNFKCDQNGVHSQLFALSKLVEILDNPLHNYFKQQACLNYFFCFRWVLIQFKREFDFEXTMRLWEVLWTHYLSEHLHLYVCVAILRRHRSKIIEEMDLDTLLKFINELSGHINLDAILRDAEXLCICAGENGEACIPPGTPPSLPFEITSMYNQQDDDDVL; the protein is encoded by the exons ATGTATCTTGGTTCCGATAAGAGTCTCTATACAATAAGAGTAGTGCCTTTCTCGGATATCAGGTCAATCCGTAGACACACTCCTACTTTGGGTTGGCAGTATGCTATTATAGTTTTGTCGTCAG GAAGTCCAATGATATTATATGCTGAGATAATCCATCAAAGATCTTCATTATGCATCACTGTAGCCTGTTTG TTCAAAATGTTATTTGTCAAAACACTGCACATCTGGTTGGCCTTAGATGAGAAACTCCTTCATTACGGT TGGTCCAccttcttggactctaagggcaGGGTCTTAGGTTCACAAGCACTAAGAAAGAGGATCGTTTATGGAGGATTGGAGAAAGGTCTGAGGAAAGAG GTCTGGAGATTTCTGTTGGGATATCATTCGTATGATTCAACTTATGCCGGGAGGAAATATCTCGTGTCTGTCAAGAAAGTC GAGTATGAAACAATAAAGAACCAATGGAAGATTTGT AGCATAACTAAAGAGCAGGCTAAAAGATTCACAAAATTCCGAGAAAGGAAAGCTCTTATCGAGAAAGATGTG GTCAGGACTGATAGGTCAATTCCATTCTATGATGGGGATGATAATTCTAATGTGAAGTGCTTGCGTGACATTCTGCTCACTAACTCATTCTACAACTTTGACCTGGGTTACTGTCAG TGGGGTATGAGTGATCTTCTTTCACCAATACTGTATGTAATGGAAGATGAAGCAGAAGCATTTTGGTGCTTTGTGGCATTGATGGAGCGGCTTGGACCAAATTTTAAATGTGACCAGAATGGAGTGCATTCTCAGCTTTTTGCATTGTCAAAG TTGGTGGAGATATTGGATAATCCTTTGCACAATTACTTCAAACAGCAGGCCTGCTTGAATTATTTCTTCTGCTTTCGCTGGGTTCTTATACAATTCAAAAG ggaatttgactttg acaCAATGCGGTTGTGGGAGGTCTTATGGACGCATTATTTGAGCGAGCATCTTCATCTGTATGTCTGTGTTGCAATTCTGAGACGACACCGCAGTAAAATAATAGAAGAGATGGATCTCGACACACTGCTAAAGTTTATCAATGAGCTAAGTGGTCATATTAACCTGGATGCTATCCTCAGGGATGCTGA GCTGTGTATATGTGCCGGTGAAAATGGTGAAGCTTGCATCCCTCCTGGAACTCCACCTTCATTACCCTTTGAGATTACTTCAATGTACAATCAAcaggatgatgatgatgtactGTAA
- the LOC107856507 gene encoding transcription factor MYB82, producing MKDKEVKTRMKRGFWKPEEDLILKNCVETHGEGNWATISEKSGLLRSGKSCRLRWKNYLRPNIKRGMMSEDEKDLIIRLHKLLGNRWSLIAGRLPGRTDNEVKNFWNTHLNNKRSCKGKKKHVKSKEANTHSPQGKTQQCPAETVRNQEVATKTVLDSWIEEMQDFNCSLLSPVMNNMPFLEDEPFIPILDDIVLLEAFTSTGKEAWSEIQTFL from the exons ATGAAGGATAAAGAAGTTAAAACAAGAATGAAGAGAGGGTTTTGGAAACCTGAGGAGGACTTGATATTGAAGAATTGTGTGGAGACTCATGGAGAGGGAAACTGGGCTACCATTTCTGAGAAGTCGG GATTATTGAGGAGTGGTAAGAGCTGCAGACTAAGGTGGAAAAATTACCTGAGGCCAAACATCAAGCGAGGAATGATGTCAGAAGATGAAAAAGACCTCATCATAAGACTCCATAAGCTTCTTGGCAACCG ATGGTCGCTAATTGCTGGTAGGCTACCTGGAAGAACAGACAATGAAGTTAAGAACTTCTGGAACACACATTTGAACAACAAGAGATCCTGTAAAGGCAAAAAGAAGCATGTGAAGTCCAAGGAGGCAAATACTCACAGCCCACAAGGCAAAACGCAACAGTGCCCTGCTGAGACAGTAAGAAACCAAGAAGTGGCCACCAAAACAGTTTTAGATTCATGGATAGAAGAAATGCAGGACTTTAACTGCAGCTTACTATCACCTGTGATGAATAACATGCCATTTCTCGAAGACGAACCTTTTATTCCCATATTGGACGACATAGTCTTGCTTGAAGCATTCACAAGCACTGGTAAAGAAGCATGGAGTGAGATTCAGACATTCCTTTAG